Proteins encoded within one genomic window of Granulicella pectinivorans:
- a CDS encoding cupin domain-containing protein, with product MTAEEIKSVLGLVPHPREGGWFVRTWEASQQIEGLERLTGTAIYYLLEPDTFSEMHRLKSDEVFHLYAGDAVEQMQLFPDGTGKRVVIGMDLRAGQRPQVVVERGVWQGARLVEGGSWALMGCTVCPGFAFEDYEDGGAEELVRGWPEFEGMIRGLTRK from the coding sequence GTGACGGCTGAAGAGATCAAGAGTGTGCTGGGTTTGGTGCCGCATCCGCGGGAGGGTGGGTGGTTTGTGCGGACGTGGGAGGCGTCGCAACAGATTGAAGGGCTGGAGCGGCTGACGGGGACGGCGATCTACTATCTGCTGGAGCCGGACACGTTTAGCGAGATGCATCGCCTGAAGTCGGATGAGGTATTTCATCTGTATGCGGGGGATGCGGTGGAGCAGATGCAGCTTTTTCCGGATGGGACGGGGAAGCGGGTGGTGATTGGGATGGATCTGCGGGCGGGGCAGAGGCCGCAGGTGGTGGTGGAACGCGGGGTCTGGCAGGGGGCGCGGCTGGTGGAGGGTGGGAGCTGGGCTTTGATGGGGTGCACGGTTTGTCCGGGGTTTGCGTTTGAGGACTATGAGGATGGAGGGGCGGAGGAGCTGGTTCGTGGGTGGCCGGAGTTTGAGGGGATGATTCGCGGGTTGACGCGGAAGTAA
- a CDS encoding NAD+ synthase, whose protein sequence is MKIALGQINPTVGDFAGNTRKILEGVERAAKLGASLVVFPELAVCGYPPADLLEKADFLERAEKAVSEIAAWTAGDGRPAILCGTVMEASRSGGKLVRNVAVLLDQGKLAFVQQKMLLPFYDVFDEQRYFEAAEGQSLVTVRGQTVAITICEDAWNDKGFWPKRRYTLDPVEELMGRWPLGRDDTQKIMVNLSASPYWLGKRALREEMLGHVARRDAAVVVMVNQVGGNDSLIFDGSSFALDAQGRTIARAASFAEDLVLLDTEEAKPLPERDADEEDIAATWDALVLGVRDYVGKCGFRKVTLGLSGGIDSALVAALAVEALGAENVMGVGMPSEYSSTGSVDDARALAENLGIRFEVLAIREIVEQFGTTLGPLFAGTSFGLAEENMQARIRGVLLMALSNKFGSLVLTTGNKSEMSTGYCTLYGDMVGGLAVIGDVMKTRVYKLSRYANRVREVIPVNTIEKPPSAELRPDQKDTDSLPPYEVLDPILESYVENYLSAEQIAVEQGLDVEMVRHILKMVERAEYKRQQAAPVLKVTKKSFGNGRRFPIAAKVAV, encoded by the coding sequence GTGAAGATAGCGCTGGGACAGATCAATCCTACGGTTGGAGACTTCGCGGGGAATACGCGGAAGATTCTTGAGGGTGTGGAACGGGCGGCGAAGCTGGGTGCTTCTCTGGTGGTGTTTCCGGAGCTGGCAGTGTGTGGGTATCCACCGGCGGATCTGCTGGAAAAAGCCGACTTCCTGGAGCGAGCGGAGAAGGCTGTCAGCGAGATCGCGGCGTGGACAGCCGGGGACGGGCGACCGGCTATTCTGTGCGGCACCGTGATGGAAGCTTCGCGATCGGGTGGCAAGCTGGTTCGGAATGTGGCGGTGCTGCTCGATCAGGGGAAGCTTGCGTTCGTGCAGCAGAAGATGCTGCTGCCGTTCTACGACGTGTTCGATGAGCAGCGATATTTTGAGGCAGCCGAAGGGCAGTCGCTGGTGACGGTGCGGGGACAGACGGTTGCGATTACGATCTGCGAGGATGCCTGGAACGACAAGGGGTTCTGGCCGAAGCGCCGGTATACGCTCGACCCGGTCGAGGAACTGATGGGGCGTTGGCCCCTGGGCAGGGACGATACGCAGAAGATCATGGTGAACCTTTCGGCCTCGCCTTATTGGCTGGGCAAGCGGGCGCTCCGCGAGGAGATGCTGGGGCATGTGGCGCGGCGTGACGCAGCCGTCGTGGTGATGGTGAACCAGGTGGGTGGAAACGACAGCCTGATCTTCGATGGTTCGTCGTTTGCTCTGGATGCGCAGGGACGGACGATTGCCCGGGCGGCATCGTTCGCGGAAGACCTGGTGCTGCTGGATACGGAGGAGGCTAAGCCGCTGCCCGAGCGGGATGCGGATGAGGAGGATATCGCCGCGACGTGGGATGCTTTGGTGCTCGGTGTGCGGGACTATGTGGGGAAGTGCGGATTCAGGAAGGTGACGCTGGGGCTGAGCGGAGGCATCGACTCGGCGCTGGTGGCTGCGCTTGCCGTGGAGGCTCTGGGAGCGGAGAACGTGATGGGCGTTGGTATGCCGAGCGAGTACTCTTCGACAGGCTCGGTGGACGATGCGCGAGCGCTGGCTGAAAACCTGGGGATTCGGTTTGAAGTACTCGCGATCCGGGAGATTGTGGAGCAGTTTGGGACGACGCTTGGGCCGCTGTTTGCCGGGACTTCCTTCGGGCTGGCAGAGGAGAATATGCAGGCCCGGATTCGCGGTGTGCTTTTGATGGCGCTGTCGAACAAGTTCGGGTCGCTGGTGCTGACAACGGGCAACAAGAGCGAGATGTCGACGGGGTATTGCACGCTTTACGGCGACATGGTCGGCGGTCTGGCGGTGATCGGCGATGTGATGAAGACGCGCGTGTATAAGCTGAGCCGGTATGCGAACCGCGTGCGTGAGGTTATCCCGGTGAACACGATCGAGAAGCCGCCTTCGGCGGAGTTGAGGCCGGACCAGAAGGATACGGACTCGCTGCCTCCCTATGAGGTGCTGGACCCGATTCTCGAGTCGTACGTGGAGAATTACCTCTCTGCGGAACAAATTGCCGTGGAGCAGGGTTTGGATGTGGAGATGGTGCGTCACATCCTGAAGATGGTGGAGCGGGCCGAGTACAAGAGGCAGCAGGCTGCGCCGGTGTTGAAGGTGACGAAGAAGTCGTTTGGCAATGGGCGGCGGTTTCCAATCGCGGCTAAGGTCGCTGTCTAG
- the mobA gene encoding molybdenum cofactor guanylyltransferase — translation MEVAGFLLAGGKSSRMGRDKALLELDGEALVQIGLRKLREVCTEVAIAGGTAELARFGRIIPDGMAGCGPLGGLVAALEDSSAEWNLFLPVDVPLVPVEALRRLLSAAGGMNVAVMAEAGGRVHPLCGAYSRGALPALQAALAAGRYRVRAAIEAAGQVSRVRFEEDGWFRNVNTPEEFAELEVRLGDI, via the coding sequence GTGGAGGTTGCGGGCTTTCTTCTGGCCGGGGGGAAGAGCTCCCGCATGGGCCGCGATAAGGCTCTGCTGGAGTTGGATGGTGAGGCCCTGGTGCAGATCGGTCTGCGGAAGCTGCGGGAGGTTTGCACGGAGGTCGCGATCGCCGGTGGCACGGCGGAGCTGGCACGATTTGGCCGGATCATCCCGGATGGAATGGCGGGATGTGGGCCTCTGGGGGGACTGGTTGCCGCCCTGGAGGATAGTTCGGCGGAGTGGAATCTTTTCCTGCCCGTCGATGTTCCTCTGGTTCCGGTGGAAGCCTTGCGGAGGCTGCTCTCGGCGGCGGGTGGGATGAACGTGGCGGTGATGGCGGAGGCGGGTGGGCGGGTGCATCCTTTATGCGGGGCGTATTCCCGGGGGGCGCTGCCGGCGCTGCAGGCTGCACTGGCGGCTGGCCGTTATCGAGTGCGTGCTGCGATCGAGGCTGCAGGACAAGTTTCCCGGGTGAGATTCGAGGAGGACGGCTGGTTTCGCAATGTGAATACCCCCGAGGAATTTGCTGAGCTCGAGGTGCGTCTGGGGGACATCTAA
- a CDS encoding sugar transferase: MATPDYLQQVIISGRRRNGTGGVSRVGLFQRPSVTSLVWATLDVLTALVAGAIAMRFRAVTPVEVSARHVLTHFGLSSFPLIALYMGWFSFCLIFFARSYGLYAPIQSRSGLHEQRMTFQATLTAGLLLCGALYLGRAEVVSRVVVLLTILFTAILMSVRRAAWRRVVYSRYREGLETRNVLIVGAGRVAHALRNHLESLRHLGFRFKGFVALTEREAESGDADVIGDVRNCLPLARSLFVDEIFFSVPAEKKLVIALVEEARAAGIDVRVVPDLYDGLAWNAPVEYIGQFPTIPLHRRDFQIGAFLMKRMLDMTVSFLGLLAISPLLLGIAAAVYFTSGAPIFYRAQRIGRKGRTFSCFKFRTMVTNADKLREQLAHMNEREGVLFKIAKDPRVTKVGAVLRKYSLDELPQLYNVLRGDMSLVGPRPPMAAEVEQYDLAHLRRLDVLPGITGLWQVEARQDPSFDSYISLDTAYVENWSLWLDLKILARTVGVVFSGTGS, translated from the coding sequence ATGGCGACACCAGACTATCTACAACAGGTGATCATCTCGGGACGGCGCCGGAACGGAACAGGCGGTGTGTCGCGTGTTGGCCTGTTCCAGAGACCGTCGGTCACGAGTCTGGTCTGGGCGACGCTGGACGTTTTAACGGCTTTAGTTGCAGGCGCGATTGCGATGCGCTTCCGTGCTGTGACACCGGTTGAGGTGAGCGCGCGGCATGTGCTGACTCATTTCGGTCTTTCCTCCTTTCCGCTCATTGCGCTTTATATGGGCTGGTTCTCGTTTTGCCTGATTTTCTTTGCGCGGTCCTATGGGCTTTATGCCCCGATTCAGTCGCGCAGCGGATTGCATGAGCAGAGGATGACCTTTCAGGCCACGCTGACGGCGGGACTTTTGCTGTGCGGAGCCCTGTATCTAGGGCGCGCCGAGGTTGTTTCGCGCGTCGTCGTTCTGCTGACGATTCTTTTTACTGCAATCCTGATGTCGGTACGCAGGGCAGCGTGGCGGCGGGTGGTTTACAGCCGGTATCGCGAGGGGCTGGAGACGCGGAATGTGCTGATCGTGGGCGCTGGCCGTGTTGCGCATGCACTGCGGAACCACCTGGAGTCGTTGCGGCACCTTGGCTTCCGGTTCAAGGGCTTTGTAGCCCTCACTGAGCGGGAGGCCGAGTCGGGCGACGCGGATGTGATCGGCGATGTAAGGAACTGCCTACCGCTGGCGCGCTCGTTGTTCGTCGACGAGATCTTCTTTTCGGTTCCGGCGGAGAAGAAGCTGGTTATCGCGCTGGTGGAAGAGGCTCGGGCAGCTGGAATCGATGTGAGGGTGGTGCCGGATCTGTATGACGGGTTGGCTTGGAATGCCCCGGTGGAGTACATCGGTCAGTTTCCGACGATTCCTCTGCACCGGCGTGACTTCCAGATTGGCGCCTTCCTGATGAAGCGGATGCTGGATATGACAGTATCCTTCCTTGGGCTCCTGGCGATCTCACCTCTTCTGCTCGGCATTGCCGCGGCAGTTTATTTCACCTCCGGAGCGCCGATTTTCTACAGAGCGCAACGCATTGGTCGCAAGGGCAGGACGTTCTCATGCTTCAAGTTCCGCACGATGGTGACGAACGCCGACAAGCTGCGTGAGCAGTTGGCACACATGAACGAGCGCGAGGGTGTCCTGTTCAAGATTGCGAAGGATCCGCGCGTTACCAAGGTCGGGGCGGTGTTGCGCAAGTATTCGCTGGATGAACTGCCGCAGCTTTATAACGTGTTGCGCGGGGATATGAGCTTGGTGGGACCGCGGCCTCCGATGGCGGCTGAGGTGGAGCAGTATGACCTGGCTCATCTGCGCCGGTTGGATGTGCTTCCGGGGATTACGGGATTGTGGCAGGTTGAAGCTCGGCAGGATCCGTCGTTCGACAGCTATATCTCGCTGGATACGGCGTATGTCGAGAACTGGAGTCTTTGGCTGGATCTGAAGATCCTGGCTCGCACGGTGGGCGTTGTGTTTAGCGGAACCGGTTCTTAG
- a CDS encoding dipeptidase yields MAEMKAVQFAKDNGTRFVGELLELLRIPSISTDPARVEDVRRAADFCAEELTRIGMEKVRLIETSTATRKGHPLVYAEWLHAAPAADGKPKPTVLMYGHYDVQPAEPLDEWKSPPFEPEIRDGNVYARGAVDDKGQMWMHVKALESLFSAGPLPVNVRVILEGEEEVGGEGIAAFVREHGDELKADVALVSDTEMFAPELPTLCVGLRGMIYTEIEARGARTDLHSGMYGGAAPNPFVALAQVIAKLKDEDGKILIPGFYDKVQAPTADEFKAWAALPFDEEHYRETEVGSTELTGEPGLSVMERTWARPTLDVHGMPGGFIGAGAKTVIPAKALAKVSLRLVPDMTPAESFAQYKAYVESICPKGIQLEVRLIHSGDPIVVSTDNTFVKAATEAMHSVFGKETVFVRGGGSIPIVGDFVRELKIPTVMMGFGLPDDNLHAPNEKFHLANFHRGIESIVLWLAALGA; encoded by the coding sequence GCAGCGGATTTTTGCGCTGAGGAACTGACGCGGATCGGGATGGAGAAGGTTCGGCTGATCGAGACATCCACGGCTACGCGGAAGGGGCATCCGCTGGTGTATGCGGAGTGGTTGCATGCAGCGCCCGCTGCGGATGGAAAGCCGAAGCCTACGGTGCTGATGTATGGGCACTACGATGTGCAGCCTGCTGAACCGCTGGATGAGTGGAAGTCGCCACCGTTTGAGCCGGAGATTCGGGATGGGAACGTGTACGCCCGGGGCGCGGTGGACGACAAGGGGCAGATGTGGATGCATGTGAAGGCGCTGGAGTCGCTGTTCTCGGCTGGGCCGCTTCCGGTGAATGTGCGGGTGATCCTGGAGGGCGAGGAAGAGGTTGGCGGCGAGGGGATTGCGGCGTTCGTGCGGGAACATGGGGATGAGTTGAAGGCGGATGTGGCGCTGGTCTCGGATACGGAGATGTTTGCGCCGGAGCTGCCGACGCTATGCGTGGGTTTGCGCGGCATGATCTATACGGAGATCGAGGCGCGGGGGGCAAGGACGGATCTGCACTCGGGCATGTACGGCGGAGCGGCTCCGAACCCTTTTGTGGCGCTGGCACAGGTGATCGCGAAGCTGAAGGATGAGGATGGCAAGATCCTGATTCCGGGCTTCTACGACAAGGTCCAGGCTCCGACTGCGGATGAGTTCAAGGCTTGGGCGGCGCTGCCTTTCGACGAAGAGCACTATCGCGAGACGGAGGTTGGGTCGACTGAACTTACCGGCGAGCCAGGGTTGAGCGTGATGGAGAGGACGTGGGCGCGGCCTACGCTGGATGTGCATGGGATGCCGGGTGGGTTTATCGGTGCGGGGGCGAAGACGGTGATTCCGGCCAAGGCGCTGGCGAAGGTGAGCCTGCGGCTGGTGCCGGATATGACTCCGGCGGAGAGCTTTGCGCAGTACAAGGCGTATGTGGAGTCGATCTGCCCGAAGGGGATTCAGCTTGAGGTACGGCTGATTCACTCAGGGGATCCGATTGTGGTCTCGACCGATAACACGTTCGTGAAGGCGGCGACCGAGGCGATGCACAGCGTGTTCGGCAAGGAGACGGTGTTTGTGAGGGGCGGCGGGTCGATTCCGATTGTGGGGGACTTTGTGCGGGAGCTGAAGATTCCGACGGTGATGATGGGATTTGGGCTGCCGGATGACAATCTGCATGCTCCGAACGAGAAGTTCCACCTGGCGAACTTTCATCGGGGGATTGAGTCGATTGTGCTTTGGCTGGCGGCGCTGGGGGCTTAG
- a CDS encoding DsbA family protein, producing MKRFFAGLALMCGLAASAIGQAATDPFPPIDQKFFTATTPSVDTVNAFLKAQWGFDPARVWKVMAVQSTAAAGISKVTVFVTDNTPNAKVQSFSFFTTPDGNHAIVDGAGIIPFGAKPFEATRKMMEERVNGAAHGAASKDLLLVEFADMQCPHCKTAQDTMKQIAADFPQARIVYQSYPLVNIHPSAFQAAAYGVCVQKAKNDAFFVFAQDVFDHQEALTAEGTTGVLSNAVTKAGLDPAAIAACSTTAATKAAVDSSVKLAEDAQVEQTPTLVVNGRLITITEVPYESLKKMIEFQAAAK from the coding sequence GTGAAGCGTTTTTTTGCAGGTTTGGCGTTGATGTGCGGGTTGGCGGCGAGCGCGATAGGGCAGGCAGCGACGGATCCGTTTCCTCCGATTGACCAGAAGTTTTTTACGGCTACGACTCCCAGTGTCGACACGGTGAATGCGTTTTTGAAGGCGCAGTGGGGGTTCGATCCGGCGCGCGTATGGAAGGTGATGGCGGTGCAGTCGACTGCGGCGGCGGGGATTAGCAAGGTGACGGTGTTTGTGACCGACAATACGCCGAACGCGAAGGTGCAGTCCTTCTCGTTCTTCACAACGCCGGATGGCAACCATGCCATCGTGGATGGCGCTGGGATCATCCCGTTTGGCGCGAAGCCGTTTGAGGCCACGCGGAAGATGATGGAGGAGCGTGTGAATGGCGCTGCGCACGGTGCGGCGAGCAAGGATCTGCTGCTGGTGGAGTTTGCCGATATGCAGTGTCCGCACTGCAAGACAGCACAGGACACGATGAAGCAGATCGCAGCGGACTTCCCGCAGGCCCGGATTGTGTATCAGAGCTATCCCTTGGTGAATATTCATCCTTCGGCGTTTCAGGCGGCTGCGTATGGGGTGTGTGTGCAGAAGGCCAAGAACGACGCGTTCTTCGTATTTGCGCAGGATGTTTTCGACCACCAGGAGGCTCTGACGGCTGAGGGGACCACGGGCGTTTTGAGCAACGCGGTGACGAAGGCTGGGCTCGATCCGGCAGCGATTGCGGCGTGTTCGACGACGGCGGCGACCAAGGCTGCAGTGGATTCCTCCGTGAAGCTGGCGGAGGACGCCCAGGTGGAGCAAACCCCGACGCTTGTGGTGAACGGACGGCTGATCACGATTACTGAGGTGCCTTACGAATCGCTGAAGAAGATGATCGAGTTCCAGGCTGCTGCAAAGTAA
- a CDS encoding NCS2 family permease — MPTNTLRQRLETHFAFTAHNTTWRTEILAGLTTFITMAYIIFVNPAILSQTGMPLAAITTATCLCAAFGSILMGSIANYPLALAPGMGLNAYFTYTVVKGMGIPWQTALGAVFLSGIIFLLLTFGGIRQKLVGAIPYQLHASVAGGIGLFIAFIGLRNSGIIVPSPATTVTLGDMHAHTVQLALFGIVLIAILQAYKVKASMLIGVLATLAVGIAFHQVQWHPSTFNPMAIRDTAFHLDLRGALRMNALEIIFVFLFVDLFDNIGTLVAVTERAGLIAPDHTIPRLDKIFFADATATVVGSLAGTSTVTSYIESSAGVAAGGRTGVTAITTGVLFLAAIFVAPLVGAIPDFATAPALILVGALMVAGAARIDWEEPRVAIPSFLTLITIPLTYSIATGLSFGIISFALLEVATGRGRRQHWMLYLLALLFLSRFIYLKTA, encoded by the coding sequence ATGCCCACAAACACCCTGCGCCAACGCCTGGAAACCCACTTCGCCTTCACCGCCCACAACACCACCTGGCGCACCGAGATCCTCGCCGGCCTCACTACCTTCATCACGATGGCCTACATCATCTTCGTGAACCCCGCCATCCTCTCGCAAACCGGCATGCCCCTCGCGGCCATCACCACGGCCACCTGCCTCTGCGCCGCCTTCGGCTCCATCTTAATGGGCAGCATCGCCAACTACCCCCTCGCCCTCGCCCCCGGTATGGGCCTCAACGCCTACTTCACCTACACCGTCGTCAAGGGCATGGGCATCCCCTGGCAAACCGCCCTCGGAGCCGTCTTCCTCTCCGGCATCATCTTCCTCCTGCTCACCTTCGGAGGCATCCGCCAAAAGCTCGTCGGCGCCATCCCCTACCAGCTCCACGCCTCCGTCGCCGGAGGCATCGGACTCTTCATCGCCTTCATCGGTCTCCGCAACTCCGGCATCATCGTCCCCTCCCCCGCCACCACCGTCACCCTCGGCGACATGCACGCCCACACCGTGCAACTCGCCCTCTTCGGCATCGTCCTCATCGCCATCCTGCAAGCCTACAAAGTCAAAGCCTCCATGCTCATCGGAGTCCTCGCCACCCTGGCCGTCGGCATAGCCTTCCACCAGGTCCAGTGGCACCCGTCCACCTTCAACCCCATGGCCATCCGCGACACCGCCTTCCACCTCGACCTCCGCGGCGCTCTCCGCATGAACGCCCTCGAGATCATCTTCGTCTTCCTCTTCGTCGATCTCTTCGACAACATCGGCACCCTGGTAGCCGTCACCGAACGCGCCGGCCTCATCGCCCCCGACCACACCATCCCCCGCCTCGACAAGATCTTCTTCGCCGACGCGACAGCAACAGTAGTAGGCTCCCTCGCCGGCACCAGCACCGTCACCAGCTACATCGAGTCCAGCGCCGGAGTAGCCGCCGGAGGCCGCACCGGCGTCACCGCCATCACCACCGGCGTCCTCTTCCTGGCCGCCATCTTCGTAGCCCCCCTGGTCGGCGCCATCCCCGACTTCGCCACCGCCCCCGCCCTCATCCTCGTAGGAGCCCTCATGGTCGCCGGAGCCGCCCGCATCGACTGGGAAGAGCCCCGAGTAGCCATCCCCAGCTTCCTCACCTTAATCACGATCCCCCTCACCTACTCCATCGCCACCGGCCTGAGCTTCGGCATCATCAGCTTCGCCCTCCTCGAAGTCGCAACCGGCCGAGGCCGCCGCCAGCACTGGATGCTCTACCTCCTCGCCCTCCTCTTCCTCTCCCGCTTCATCTACCTCAAAACCGCCTAA
- a CDS encoding ABC transporter ATP-binding protein, translated as MADSTAENHTTDEHTPLTAEVSADVAPAVEEFMAEAAQQNADAKEAVDDAGPGDTPGPYISFDHVYKSFGDFVVLHDVSFFVNAGETLCILGRSGVGKSVSLQMLMGFLKPDKGRVLVAGEDITTFNEKKLQEIRRKVTMVFQNGALFDSITVGENVAFPLRERGDLAEDQIFQVVKGLLEMVGVAGMENLLPSDLSTGMKRSVAIARALASQPEAVLYDEPTTMVDPLMAQLLGDLIKRLKQQLHLTSIVVTHDMRFAKKLADRVVFLHEGTARFFGTMEEMEESQDPILQEFLALDSLVLPDQDVPPATSGMTPESGIRAIP; from the coding sequence ATGGCGGATAGCACCGCGGAGAACCATACGACCGATGAACATACGCCGCTGACGGCAGAGGTTTCGGCGGATGTGGCTCCGGCGGTCGAAGAGTTCATGGCAGAGGCCGCACAGCAGAACGCCGATGCCAAGGAGGCGGTGGATGACGCTGGCCCAGGTGACACGCCGGGGCCTTATATTTCGTTCGACCATGTGTACAAGTCGTTTGGGGACTTTGTGGTGCTGCACGACGTCAGCTTCTTTGTGAACGCTGGGGAGACGCTTTGCATCCTGGGACGAAGCGGTGTGGGGAAGTCGGTCTCGCTCCAGATGCTGATGGGCTTTCTGAAGCCGGATAAGGGGCGCGTGCTGGTCGCGGGGGAGGACATTACGACCTTCAACGAGAAGAAACTCCAAGAGATCCGACGGAAGGTGACGATGGTGTTCCAGAATGGAGCGCTGTTCGATTCGATCACCGTGGGAGAGAATGTCGCGTTTCCGCTCAGGGAGCGCGGGGACCTGGCGGAGGATCAGATCTTTCAGGTGGTGAAGGGATTGCTGGAGATGGTGGGGGTGGCGGGGATGGAGAACCTTCTGCCTTCAGATTTATCGACCGGGATGAAGCGGTCGGTGGCGATTGCCAGGGCGTTGGCCTCTCAGCCTGAGGCGGTGTTGTATGACGAGCCGACGACGATGGTGGATCCGCTGATGGCTCAGTTGCTGGGCGACCTGATCAAACGGCTGAAGCAGCAGTTGCATCTCACCAGTATCGTTGTGACTCACGACATGCGGTTCGCCAAGAAGCTTGCGGACCGGGTTGTGTTTCTGCATGAGGGTACGGCCCGGTTTTTTGGGACGATGGAGGAGATGGAAGAGAGCCAAGATCCGATTCTGCAAGAGTTTCTGGCGTTGGATAGTTTGGTGCTTCCGGATCAGGACGTGCCTCCGGCGACCTCGGGGATGACGCCGGAGTCCGGAATCCGGGCTATTCCTTAA
- a CDS encoding GIY-YIG nuclease family protein codes for MPEIAYVYIMASTFQVLYIGITTHIEQRVTQHKEAKDPDSFTARYKVNKLVYYEEFAWITNAIAREKQLKRWSRIKKIRLIVAMNPTWQDLSADWGKPFPLLTPTK; via the coding sequence ATGCCCGAAATCGCCTACGTCTACATCATGGCAAGCACCTTCCAGGTGCTGTACATCGGCATCACCACCCACATAGAACAACGCGTAACCCAGCACAAAGAAGCCAAAGACCCCGACTCCTTCACCGCCCGTTACAAAGTCAACAAGCTCGTTTACTACGAAGAATTCGCCTGGATCACCAACGCCATAGCCCGCGAAAAGCAGTTGAAGCGCTGGTCTCGCATCAAGAAGATCCGTCTCATCGTAGCGATGAACCCAACTTGGCAAGACCTAAGCGCCGACTGGGGCAAACCCTTCCCACTCTTGACCCCAACGAAGTAA
- a CDS encoding MBOAT family O-acyltransferase translates to MLFNSYPFIFIYLPLALLGFQIASHLHRKAVVVWLGFISLLFYGWWQPSLLIILVGSVAINYAAAAMISGRIPSGIKSKYWLTGAIVLNLLILGYYKYLIPAEDFFSNVFGHGKHWANLALPLGISFFTFTQIAFLVDLHKKSAEYQDFADYLLFVTFFPHLIAGPILHHREMMPQFKRSRFELNMADVTVGGTWFVLGLAKKVLIADTFAASATPMFLVQSPLSLKYAWIGALSYTLQLYFDFSGYSDMALGLARMFSIDFPLNFDSPYKSASIIEVWTRWHMTLGRYIFTYLYGPLTKLVREYRKKQGQGMSKKDRASVGTFVQVVALPLIVTMVLAGIWHGAGLQFMAFGLLHGVYLSINHAWRQFHGKPARIANHFLDGMRHGASVMLTFLCIVVSLVFFRASSVDHALSMLGGMAGIHGLSAPPATNWYDASDMHRAFPLIAIGLAIVWFLPNTQQILTHFKPSLQKTAWDQRGVPERLTWAPNRVWALVVGALFFVVLVKLQQPATFLYFQF, encoded by the coding sequence ATGCTCTTCAATTCGTATCCGTTCATTTTTATCTATTTGCCCCTGGCGCTACTCGGGTTTCAGATTGCCAGTCACCTCCATCGCAAGGCGGTCGTCGTCTGGCTGGGATTCATTTCGCTGCTGTTCTATGGGTGGTGGCAACCGTCGTTGCTGATTATTCTGGTGGGCTCGGTTGCCATCAACTATGCTGCCGCGGCGATGATCAGTGGGAGGATTCCCAGCGGGATTAAGTCCAAGTATTGGCTTACGGGCGCGATCGTCTTGAACCTGCTGATTCTTGGCTATTACAAGTACCTTATTCCGGCGGAAGACTTCTTTAGCAACGTCTTTGGGCATGGGAAACACTGGGCGAACCTTGCGCTTCCTCTGGGGATCTCCTTCTTTACGTTCACGCAGATTGCGTTCCTGGTGGATCTGCACAAGAAGAGCGCGGAGTACCAGGACTTCGCGGACTACCTTTTGTTTGTTACCTTCTTCCCACACCTGATTGCGGGGCCGATTCTGCATCATCGGGAGATGATGCCGCAGTTCAAGCGCAGCCGGTTTGAGCTGAACATGGCGGATGTTACGGTGGGCGGGACGTGGTTTGTCCTGGGGCTGGCGAAGAAGGTTTTGATCGCCGACACCTTTGCGGCGAGTGCGACGCCGATGTTTCTTGTGCAGTCTCCGCTGTCGTTGAAGTACGCTTGGATCGGCGCTCTCTCGTATACGCTGCAGTTGTATTTCGATTTTTCGGGATATTCGGATATGGCGCTGGGGTTGGCGCGGATGTTCTCGATCGACTTTCCGCTCAACTTCGATTCGCCTTACAAATCGGCGAGCATCATCGAAGTTTGGACTCGGTGGCATATGACGTTGGGGCGGTATATTTTTACGTATCTGTACGGCCCTTTGACGAAGCTGGTGCGGGAGTACCGCAAGAAGCAGGGGCAGGGGATGTCGAAGAAGGATCGCGCATCCGTGGGGACGTTTGTGCAGGTTGTGGCGTTGCCTCTGATTGTGACGATGGTGCTGGCGGGGATATGGCATGGGGCGGGGTTGCAGTTTATGGCTTTCGGGCTTCTGCATGGGGTATACCTGTCGATCAACCATGCGTGGCGTCAGTTCCATGGGAAACCGGCGCGGATCGCGAACCACTTTTTAGACGGAATGCGGCATGGGGCGAGTGTGATGCTGACGTTCCTCTGCATCGTGGTGTCGCTGGTGTTTTTCCGGGCGAGCAGCGTGGATCATGCGCTTTCCATGCTGGGTGGGATGGCCGGTATCCATGGGCTGAGCGCACCGCCGGCGACGAACTGGTATGACGCCAGCGATATGCACCGTGCGTTCCCGCTGATTGCGATTGGGCTGGCGATCGTCTGGTTCCTGCCGAACACGCAGCAGATTCTTACTCACTTCAAGCCTTCGTTGCAGAAGACGGCTTGGGATCAGAGAGGGGTGCCGGAGAGGTTGACGTGGGCACCGAACAGGGTGTGGGCGCTTGTGGTGGGGGCTTTGTTCTTCGTTGTGCTTGTGAAGCTGCAGCAGCCGGCAACGTTCCTTTACTTCCAGTTTTAG